ATTTATATATCCGTCAACAGGCGATTTTTTGCGGTTCGTCCATTAACGGACACAATCGTCGGTCAATGTCCAGAAAGGAGTATAACTATGGACAGGAGAATCAGAAAAACCCAAGAAAGCTTACAGCTTGCCATGGCAACACTTTTACAGAAAAAACCGCTTTCTTCCATTACGGTTAAGGAACTGTGCGCAAAAGCGGATATCAACAAGAGCACCTTTTATCTCCACTATCATGACATCTATGACTGCGCTTCCCGCATGTATAACAGCATCATCAGTAAAATGACCGGGCTTCTGGAACAATATAACACTGAGGAACAGCGTTATAAACTGCCGGAGATCCTGAAAAGTGCTATGGATATCTACACGGAAAACAAAACGACTTATGAACCGTTTTTAAAATCGGCTTCACATGCATCGGTGGTATATGGGATCAGACGGCAGGTCGTACTGGCGGCATGCGCACTGGGAAGCCCTCAGCAGCAAAAAGACCCGCTGTATCGGTGCGGTATCGCATTCTTGGTGTCCGGGTTATTTGGCATCCTTGAGCAATGCGATTATGACGAGATCACCGTTGAAGTGGTCAGAACCGTCGGTGAGGCGATTC
This region of Oscillospiraceae bacterium genomic DNA includes:
- a CDS encoding TetR/AcrR family transcriptional regulator, with the protein product MDRRIRKTQESLQLAMATLLQKKPLSSITVKELCAKADINKSTFYLHYHDIYDCASRMYNSIISKMTGLLEQYNTEEQRYKLPEILKSAMDIYTENKTTYEPFLKSASHASVVYGIRRQVVLAACALGSPQQQKDPLYRCGIAFLVSGLFGILEQCDYDEITVEVVRTVGEAIQNEFLARFDELEKRR